In Candidatus Electrothrix scaldis, the genomic window CAAGGAATATAAGTTGTTTTGATTCTAGTAAATTACTAGAAGAAAATACAATGCCAATAAAAATAAAAATCCAAGGTATTCCGTAAGAAATTAAGCGTTCATTGCCATAAAAAATCAAAAATGAAGCAATGCCAATTAATATGAAAATCAAAGATTGTAACAGAGAAAATCTTACCCCCAATATAAAAGCATAACAAAGTATAATTCCAAATATAAACTCAATTAGAAGTGGCGATGTCATAAGTTCTATAATTGGGGAGTCAGTTTCAGGAAGTAAAATTCCTGAAATAACTGAGATTAACAAAAAAATAGAAACAAATAATGGGGCTCTATGTCCTTTTAATGATAACCCTATTGAAAATAACAAATAAAAATACATCTCGTAGCTTAGAGTCCATCCAACACCTATGACAGGTGTTTCACTTTGTGGGATGAAAACAAGAGACTTGATGATCCTGATAAGACTAAACTTATGCGTTTGAAACAGGTAAGGAGCAAACAATATTGAAATTGAAAAAATATCGTTAAAATCCAATAAAGAGGAATAATCCTTATAAACCTTTTCAGAATAAATTCTTTCCAATCACTTGTATTGTTGTTAACCTCTATATATGTAATAATAAAACCACTTATAATGAAAAAAAGATCTACACCGCTCACGCCAATATTTGTAAAACTATTTTGTAACTCCAGTTTGTCAGAAGTGTGCAGCAGGACTACATAGAGAGCGGCTATCGCTCTAAGATATTGAATGCTATTTATCATCTCTTTTAAAAAATAATGTATTCAAGGGTTGAGGTATAGCTGGAGCAGTATAAGCTGAATAGGCTACCTAAAAGGCGTAACAGGCAAGGATGATGCTTCTTGGGAGCGTAGTCAAATTATGTTGCTCCAGCTATAGTTGATCAGAAAGCGAAATTGTCCTGGTCTTTTTCCCGGTCGATCAGGGCCGCCCCGGTCGCGTTCCCTACTTCGTAATGATCAGGAAAGCGGACCGTGGTGTGCAGGCGTTTTGCCACTGCGGGCAGGAAAT contains:
- a CDS encoding acyltransferase; this encodes MERIYSEKVYKDYSSLLDFNDIFSISILFAPYLFQTHKFSLIRIIKSLVFIPQSETPVIGVGWTLSYEMYFYLLFSIGLSLKGHRAPLFVSIFLLISVISGILLPETDSPIIELMTSPLLIEFIFGIILCYAFILGVRFSLLQSLIFILIGIASFLIFYGNERLISYGIPWIFIFIGIVFSSSNLLESKQLIFLGNASYSIYLVHAFTLPALHFIMRNYLIENDIRPVLYLILYPLYYLSGVLSGVACFILIERPLTNQLKLITNSRIRHNQTAPVDVNHRCIMSDKDILKK